The proteins below come from a single Chryseobacterium nepalense genomic window:
- a CDS encoding O-antigen ligase family protein: protein MQTPTTEHQRFLKKINNQLFIILLLMVACFFTWSENVAITRAIKVVGRMGVMISSIIVYYRIISYGSVNSLVYKNIFSPILYIAYLILGFISFSWSTNPGFSALQWFMTFQSFVFAYFFVKSLAILDVYFEGHSIRLYHLLGNTVFVLQLVFVIGMWTNPDVFFRLTDGGEEARLGGTLMNPNELGMLAGVGSACLIFNLYRFKNKVWTIIKIMIILYALYMTGSRSSLIGVLLIIFFHVNQTKRKGLKLGIIAVVLAIAPFAVYTVILKGGDQSRLEEVMSLTGRLPFWKALITEGLPREPLLGFGFMRIDYKEFFQSAHTYPGKMTHNTFMQVLMNLGFIGFTIVLFQVFFTVKSILSAQKELKLMLIGILIPILINSFTEFGIFGESNYGILFYQIIIFSIAFRNNNHLTRIQRIILQKKRPDMMG from the coding sequence ATGCAAACACCCACTACAGAACATCAGCGCTTTCTCAAAAAGATCAACAATCAGCTTTTTATTATTCTGCTGCTTATGGTGGCTTGTTTTTTTACGTGGAGTGAAAACGTAGCCATTACGAGAGCCATAAAAGTTGTCGGCAGAATGGGAGTGATGATTTCATCTATAATCGTTTATTACAGAATTATTTCTTACGGAAGTGTTAATTCATTAGTATATAAAAATATATTTTCACCGATTTTATATATTGCCTATCTTATCTTAGGCTTTATATCGTTTTCCTGGAGCACCAATCCGGGATTTAGTGCTTTGCAATGGTTTATGACTTTTCAAAGTTTTGTTTTTGCTTATTTTTTTGTGAAGAGCCTAGCGATACTTGATGTCTATTTTGAAGGTCATTCAATACGGCTGTATCATCTTTTAGGAAATACGGTTTTTGTACTGCAGCTGGTTTTTGTGATCGGCATGTGGACGAATCCCGACGTTTTTTTCCGTCTTACGGACGGAGGGGAAGAAGCCCGTCTGGGGGGAACTTTAATGAACCCCAACGAATTGGGAATGCTTGCCGGAGTAGGTTCTGCATGCCTGATTTTTAATCTTTACAGGTTTAAAAATAAAGTCTGGACCATCATCAAAATTATGATCATTTTATATGCATTATATATGACCGGTTCAAGGTCTTCGCTGATTGGTGTTCTGCTGATCATATTTTTTCATGTTAACCAAACCAAACGGAAAGGACTGAAGCTGGGCATTATTGCAGTGGTTTTGGCAATAGCACCATTTGCAGTGTACACGGTCATTCTTAAAGGCGGAGACCAGTCCAGGCTGGAAGAAGTGATGAGCCTTACGGGAAGATTGCCTTTCTGGAAAGCCCTTATTACAGAAGGGTTGCCCAGGGAACCTCTTCTGGGCTTCGGTTTTATGAGGATTGACTATAAAGAATTCTTTCAGAGTGCTCATACCTATCCCGGAAAAATGACGCACAATACCTTTATGCAGGTACTTATGAACCTCGGTTTTATCGGTTTTACCATCGTTCTTTTTCAGGTATTTTTTACTGTTAAATCAATACTTTCCGCACAGAAGGAACTAAAACTTATGCTGATTGGTATTCTGATACCTATCCTCATCAACTCGTTCACGGAATTCGGAATTTTCGGAGAAAGTAACTATGGAATATTATTTTATCAGATCATTATTTTCTCAATTGCATTCCGCAATAATAATCATCTTACGAGAATACAAAGAATAATTCTTCAAAAGAAAAGACCGGATATGATGGGGTAA